In Capillimicrobium parvum, a genomic segment contains:
- a CDS encoding phosphosulfolactate synthase, translating into MTSGPLELPRRSAKPRSTGITHVLDRGLSLRQIDDLVEVCGDSVDIVKLGWGTALATGNLQPKLDRLRSHGITAVLGGTLTELAIRQGRVDGLVAWLHELGLEHVEVSDGTISLDPEEKRGLIARLAKEFTVLSEVGSKDAEEIMAPYRWVEQIEAELAAGAWKVIAEARETGTAGIYRPDGEVRKGLIDEIAHAIDPAKLLFEAPRKDQQVFFLRRFGPDVNLGNIAPDEVLSLETLRLGLRSDTMELGG; encoded by the coding sequence ATGACCTCCGGCCCGCTCGAGCTGCCCCGCCGCAGCGCGAAGCCCCGGTCGACCGGCATCACCCACGTCCTCGACCGCGGCCTCTCCCTACGCCAGATCGACGACCTCGTCGAGGTCTGCGGCGACAGCGTCGACATCGTGAAGCTCGGCTGGGGGACAGCGCTGGCCACCGGCAACCTCCAGCCGAAGCTCGACCGGCTGCGGTCGCACGGCATCACGGCCGTCCTCGGCGGGACGCTCACCGAGCTCGCCATCCGCCAGGGCCGGGTGGACGGGCTCGTCGCCTGGCTGCACGAGCTGGGCCTCGAGCACGTCGAGGTCTCCGATGGCACGATCTCGCTCGATCCCGAGGAGAAGCGAGGGCTCATCGCCCGTTTGGCGAAGGAGTTCACCGTGCTCAGCGAAGTGGGATCCAAGGACGCCGAGGAGATCATGGCCCCGTACCGGTGGGTCGAGCAGATCGAAGCCGAGCTCGCGGCCGGGGCGTGGAAGGTCATCGCCGAGGCCCGGGAGACCGGCACGGCCGGCATCTACCGCCCGGACGGCGAGGTGCGCAAGGGGCTGATCGACGAGATCGCCCACGCGATCGACCCGGCGAAGCTGCTGTTCGAGGCGCCGCGCAAGGACCAGCAGGTGTTCTTCCTGCGCCGCTTCGGGCCGGACGTCAACCTCGGCAACATCGCTCCGGACGAGGTGCTCTCGCTGGAGACGCTGCGCCTCGGGCTGCGCTCGGACACGATGGAGCTGGGCGGATGA
- a CDS encoding histidine phosphatase family protein — protein sequence MILLARHGETPYNAERRFQGQGDVALNARGLEQARELAQLAVQEPLAALYASPIRRARETAEIVAEAVGLEPRFDPRFAETDVGDWQDLLFDDVEREHPDLWAAWQAGGAWRFPGGESLAEQQERVIAGLVDVTQRGELPALVVCHRGSIRVALCHTRNEGLEAFQQIAIPNGALIRL from the coding sequence ATGATCCTGTTGGCGCGCCACGGCGAGACGCCGTACAACGCCGAGCGCCGCTTCCAGGGCCAGGGCGACGTGGCGCTCAACGCCCGCGGCCTCGAGCAGGCCCGCGAGCTCGCCCAGCTCGCCGTGCAGGAGCCGCTCGCGGCGCTGTACGCGAGCCCGATCCGTCGCGCCCGCGAGACCGCGGAGATCGTCGCCGAGGCCGTCGGGCTCGAGCCGCGCTTCGACCCGCGCTTCGCCGAGACGGACGTCGGCGACTGGCAGGACCTGCTGTTCGATGACGTCGAGCGCGAGCATCCGGACCTGTGGGCGGCCTGGCAGGCCGGCGGCGCGTGGAGGTTCCCGGGCGGCGAGTCCCTCGCAGAGCAGCAGGAGCGCGTGATCGCCGGGCTCGTCGACGTCACGCAGCGCGGCGAGCTGCCGGCGCTCGTCGTCTGCCACCGGGGCTCGATCCGCGTCGCCCTCTGCCACACCCGCAACGAGGGCCTGGAGGCGTTCCAGCAGATCGCGATCCCGAACGGGGCCCTGATCCGGCTGTGA
- a CDS encoding LytR C-terminal domain-containing protein, with the protein MAVAPLTAAFGIPSQVESIGAVAGLAAILGLAVLSMLYFAQARELKRLREWAGRGPERAAELQERVSSSPVPRRPPAAQARGAVSPATPAGQAVQGQVPGAAAPRPATGSAAAAAAGATAATAAPGQPATAPNGQTGAPGAPAAPSGPGAPVQPAQAPPAGQPGQPSPAAPGQRGQPAPVAPGQPGQPAPAAPGQPGTDQPTTASPAARPATPAPGQPAQPAQPVRPATAGAPAPASTAARSAVPGARTAAGAAGAAAPGARAAGRPRAAAPLRTGTPSATVPPRRGGGAGTGGGDDGDGRSRRGLLLIGGALIAVIVAVVFAITQLGGGSDGNSSGGTQASTQTGNAIAPTRTTQPASQASDSSRAKTVVGVLNGTTVPGLARSVADKLEARKYRIGTVTNAPDQQRSATQVAYQPGSVRMARDVARIIDVGSDAVVPIDEVTSATAGPDALVVVTVGSDQSR; encoded by the coding sequence ATGGCCGTCGCCCCCCTGACCGCCGCCTTCGGCATCCCGAGCCAGGTCGAGTCGATCGGAGCAGTCGCCGGACTCGCCGCCATCCTCGGACTCGCGGTGCTGTCCATGCTCTACTTCGCGCAGGCGCGCGAGCTCAAGCGCCTGCGCGAGTGGGCCGGGCGCGGGCCGGAGCGGGCGGCCGAGCTGCAGGAGCGCGTGAGCAGCAGCCCCGTTCCACGGCGACCGCCCGCCGCGCAGGCGCGCGGCGCCGTCTCGCCCGCGACGCCCGCGGGTCAGGCCGTCCAGGGCCAGGTCCCGGGCGCCGCCGCCCCGCGCCCGGCGACCGGCAGCGCCGCCGCGGCCGCGGCCGGAGCGACCGCCGCCACCGCCGCCCCGGGCCAGCCCGCTACGGCGCCCAACGGCCAGACGGGCGCGCCCGGGGCCCCCGCGGCGCCGTCCGGGCCCGGCGCGCCGGTGCAGCCCGCCCAGGCGCCCCCGGCGGGCCAGCCCGGCCAGCCCAGTCCCGCCGCTCCGGGCCAGCGTGGCCAGCCCGCTCCCGTCGCTCCGGGCCAGCCCGGCCAGCCCGCTCCCGCCGCTCCCGGCCAGCCCGGCACCGATCAGCCCACCACCGCATCCCCGGCGGCCCGCCCGGCCACGCCCGCCCCGGGTCAGCCCGCGCAACCCGCCCAGCCGGTGCGGCCCGCCACGGCCGGCGCCCCCGCGCCCGCCTCGACGGCGGCCCGCAGCGCCGTGCCCGGCGCCCGCACGGCCGCCGGTGCTGCCGGCGCCGCGGCCCCCGGCGCGCGCGCTGCCGGCCGGCCCCGGGCGGCCGCGCCCCTGCGCACCGGCACGCCCTCGGCCACCGTCCCACCACGGCGAGGCGGGGGCGCAGGCACCGGCGGCGGCGACGACGGCGACGGCCGCTCGCGCCGGGGCCTGCTGCTGATCGGCGGCGCGTTGATCGCCGTGATCGTCGCGGTCGTCTTCGCCATCACCCAGCTCGGCGGCGGCAGCGACGGCAATAGCAGCGGCGGGACGCAGGCGAGCACGCAGACCGGCAACGCCATCGCCCCCACGCGCACGACCCAGCCGGCGAGCCAGGCGTCCGACAGTTCGCGCGCGAAGACCGTCGTCGGCGTGCTGAACGGCACGACGGTGCCGGGGCTGGCCCGCTCGGTCGCCGACAAGCTCGAGGCGCGCAAGTACCGCATCGGGACGGTCACGAACGCGCCGGACCAGCAGCGCTCCGCCACCCAGGTGGCCTACCAGCCCGGCAGCGTCCGCATGGCCCGCGACGTCGCTCGCATCATCGACGTCGGGTCCGACGCCGTCGTGCCCATCGACGAGGTGACGTCGGCCACCGCGGGCCCCGATGCGCTCGTCGTCGTGACCGTCGGCTCCGACCAGTCCCGGTAG
- a CDS encoding nucleoside-diphosphate sugar epimerase/dehydratase, which yields MRRVRSATVPLHRHSIPQILVDGVLVALSYWLAFWLRFDNGISPPYEELLRDTLPWVVGGSLVVFVVSRMYGKWWRYAGQRDLLVVVRSVVLVTLALVAAVAVLHPVTRPTTEGDVSVGLPSSVIALFMLIAIALMCGVRLLARMLHERPRGFRARADARTVLIVGAGDGGRLVLREILRNRDLGLNPVGFVDDDPTKRRIRVEGVPVLGNTQEEFPRVLDEVEPDEVIIAIPSAPGTLRGRVVGACRRRGIPIRTLPTVFELLQGGGSTYVRQVRDVQVEDVLGREPVRFEIDRVGRYLDGEVVLVTGAGGSIGAELCRQIARVAPRKLILLDHAEDNLFRIQRELEDDRHVHPSTLAAVLADCKEEERMREVFGEHHPTIVFHAAAYKHVGLMELNPVEAVRNNALATRVMARVGGDLGVRTFVLVSTDKAVTPATVMGASKALAEWAVEEAGARYPGTSFATVRFGNVLGSSGSVVPIFRAQIAKGGPVTITDPAMTRYFMTIPEAVQLVIRSGSLAKGGEVFVLEMGDPVSIMQLARDMIELSGLRPEEDIAIEVVGRRPGEKVHEDLFNPYERPQATPAEKIQIAEREPLAPEVVHAMFAEIGLLVLEGDAAGLARKVTELSALRSGSHVDAAAVSVDPRA from the coding sequence GTGCGCCGCGTTCGATCGGCGACCGTCCCCCTGCACCGCCATTCGATCCCGCAGATCCTGGTCGATGGGGTGCTGGTCGCACTCTCCTATTGGCTGGCCTTCTGGCTGCGCTTCGACAACGGCATCAGCCCGCCGTACGAGGAGCTGCTGCGCGACACGCTGCCCTGGGTCGTGGGCGGCTCGCTGGTCGTCTTCGTCGTCTCGCGCATGTACGGGAAGTGGTGGCGCTACGCCGGCCAGCGCGACCTGCTCGTCGTCGTGCGCTCCGTCGTGCTCGTCACGCTCGCGCTCGTCGCCGCGGTCGCCGTCCTGCACCCGGTGACGCGCCCGACCACGGAGGGCGACGTCTCCGTCGGCCTGCCCTCGAGCGTCATCGCGCTGTTCATGCTCATCGCGATCGCGCTCATGTGCGGGGTGCGCCTCCTCGCCCGGATGCTGCACGAGCGCCCGCGCGGCTTCCGTGCGCGGGCGGACGCGCGCACGGTGCTGATCGTCGGCGCCGGCGACGGCGGCCGGCTGGTGCTGCGCGAGATCCTGCGCAACCGCGACCTGGGCCTCAACCCGGTCGGCTTCGTCGACGACGACCCGACGAAGCGCCGCATCCGCGTCGAGGGCGTGCCCGTCCTGGGCAACACGCAGGAGGAGTTCCCGCGCGTGCTCGACGAGGTCGAGCCCGACGAGGTCATCATCGCGATCCCCTCGGCTCCGGGCACGCTGCGCGGGCGGGTCGTGGGCGCCTGCCGGCGGCGCGGCATCCCGATCCGCACGCTGCCGACGGTCTTCGAGCTGCTGCAGGGCGGCGGCTCGACGTACGTGCGCCAGGTGCGCGACGTCCAAGTCGAGGACGTGCTCGGGCGCGAGCCGGTGCGCTTCGAGATCGACCGCGTCGGCCGCTACCTCGACGGCGAGGTGGTGCTCGTCACCGGCGCCGGCGGCTCGATCGGCGCGGAGCTCTGCCGCCAGATCGCCCGCGTCGCGCCGCGCAAGCTGATCCTGCTCGACCATGCCGAGGACAACCTCTTCCGCATCCAGCGCGAGCTCGAGGACGACCGCCACGTGCACCCCTCGACGCTGGCCGCGGTGCTCGCGGACTGCAAGGAGGAGGAGCGCATGCGGGAGGTGTTCGGCGAGCACCACCCGACGATCGTCTTCCACGCCGCCGCCTACAAGCACGTGGGCCTCATGGAGCTCAACCCGGTCGAGGCGGTGCGCAACAACGCGCTCGCGACGCGCGTGATGGCGCGCGTGGGCGGCGACCTCGGCGTGCGCACCTTCGTTCTCGTCTCCACCGACAAGGCGGTCACCCCGGCGACCGTGATGGGCGCGTCGAAGGCGCTGGCGGAGTGGGCGGTCGAGGAGGCCGGCGCGCGCTATCCGGGCACGAGCTTCGCCACCGTGCGCTTCGGCAACGTGCTCGGCTCGTCGGGCAGCGTCGTGCCGATCTTCCGCGCGCAGATCGCCAAGGGCGGCCCGGTGACGATCACCGACCCGGCGATGACCCGGTACTTCATGACGATCCCGGAGGCGGTGCAGCTCGTCATCCGCTCGGGCTCGCTGGCGAAGGGCGGCGAGGTCTTCGTGCTCGAGATGGGCGACCCGGTGTCGATCATGCAGCTCGCCCGCGACATGATCGAGCTGTCGGGGCTGCGTCCGGAGGAGGACATCGCGATCGAGGTCGTCGGGCGGCGGCCCGGCGAGAAGGTCCACGAGGACCTGTTCAACCCGTACGAGCGGCCGCAGGCCACGCCGGCCGAGAAGATCCAGATCGCCGAGCGCGAGCCGCTGGCCCCCGAGGTCGTCCACGCGATGTTCGCCGAGATCGGGCTGCTGGTGCTCGAGGGCGACGCGGCCGGCCTCGCGCGCAAGGTCACGGAGCTCTCGGCCCTGCGGTCGGGCTCCCACGTCGACGCCGCCGCGGTTTCCGTAGACCCTCGGGCTTAG
- a CDS encoding class I SAM-dependent methyltransferase, translating into MTAIDYTAIYDPDRDFDARYTRATGRRVGRWLHPHESVLELGCATGLMTTLLAGDGRRVTGVDRSPEYLARAEARALPRCEFVAGDLDDLAALERLGRFHHVVLTNVLHEVADPEAVLRRVAQAHVVPGTLVHVSLQNPRSLHRLVALEMGLIHDLHDVAERGERFGTKRLMDARDMAALGHSAGLREIAREGVFLKPLPNDALEALPDEVLDGLEGAVRHLPEHGALNLLTFRAG; encoded by the coding sequence ATGACCGCGATCGACTACACCGCGATCTACGACCCGGACCGCGACTTCGACGCCCGCTACACCCGCGCGACGGGCCGTCGGGTCGGGCGCTGGCTGCACCCGCACGAGAGCGTCCTGGAGCTCGGCTGCGCGACCGGCCTGATGACGACGCTGCTGGCGGGCGACGGGCGGCGCGTCACCGGCGTCGACCGTTCGCCGGAGTACCTGGCCCGTGCCGAAGCCAGGGCGCTGCCGCGCTGCGAGTTCGTCGCCGGCGACCTCGACGACCTCGCCGCGCTCGAGCGGCTCGGCCGCTTCCACCACGTCGTCCTGACCAACGTCCTGCACGAGGTCGCCGATCCCGAGGCCGTCCTTCGGCGCGTCGCGCAGGCCCACGTCGTGCCGGGCACGCTCGTGCACGTGTCGTTGCAGAACCCGCGCTCGCTGCACCGCCTGGTGGCGCTCGAGATGGGCCTGATCCACGATCTTCACGACGTCGCCGAGCGCGGCGAGCGCTTCGGCACGAAGCGACTGATGGACGCCCGCGACATGGCGGCCCTCGGGCACAGCGCCGGGCTGCGCGAGATCGCCCGCGAGGGCGTGTTCCTCAAACCGCTGCCCAACGATGCGCTCGAGGCCCTGCCCGACGAGGTCCTCGACGGGCTGGAAGGCGCGGTCCGGCACCTGCCCGAGCACGGAGCCCTGAACCTCCTGACCTTCCGTGCCGGCTGA
- a CDS encoding O-antigen ligase family protein: protein MDAALPVIHAATDLGDALDRLGVVAVAVLAAAALLAPGLRARAAASLGALVLVPVLLLADIWDSSQVASLRDRPALFAGAAVVAILVVAALALLVARRPLLLPLLAVAALPFRIPISAGGDTANLLVPLYLVIAAGVLATGVTRLRAEDDDAPFRPRALEWLLCGAVVLYAIQAVYSDDFAHGLQNVVFFYVPFALLFGLLREVPWTQRLALQCLGVLAALAAVFVCIGFVEYARKELLLNPKLVAASQFQTYFRVNSLFFDPNIYGRFLVTVMLGITTVILWTRRTRDVLAGVALLALLWAGLVLSFSQSSFAALLAGLAILAGLRWAWRWTIAAVGVAAVVAVGIVVLFPSAINLDLGSSKSADKATSGRLDLIKGGGRLFADRPVLGWGSGSFPAVYRREEQVSSEKATTASHTIPVTVAAEQGVIGLAVYLALLVAALARLFAGARALPLRAYVAAAFVALLVHTMLYAAFLEDPLTWALLAVGTAAAVLPRPGEGDEAAAPGVASAHDDAD, encoded by the coding sequence ATGGACGCTGCTCTCCCAGTGATCCACGCGGCCACCGACCTCGGCGACGCCCTTGACCGGCTCGGCGTCGTCGCCGTCGCGGTGCTCGCCGCGGCCGCGCTGCTCGCCCCCGGGCTGCGGGCGCGGGCGGCCGCGTCGCTCGGCGCGCTGGTCCTCGTGCCGGTCCTGCTGCTCGCCGACATCTGGGACTCCTCGCAGGTGGCGAGCCTGCGCGACCGCCCCGCGCTGTTCGCCGGCGCTGCGGTCGTGGCGATCCTGGTGGTCGCCGCGCTCGCCCTCCTCGTCGCTCGTCGCCCCCTGCTGCTGCCCCTGCTCGCGGTCGCGGCGCTCCCGTTCCGCATCCCGATCTCCGCGGGCGGCGACACCGCGAACCTGCTCGTGCCGCTGTACCTCGTCATCGCGGCGGGCGTGCTCGCCACCGGCGTCACGCGTCTGCGCGCCGAGGACGACGATGCGCCGTTCCGCCCGCGGGCGCTCGAGTGGCTGCTGTGCGGCGCGGTCGTCCTCTACGCGATCCAGGCGGTCTACTCCGACGACTTCGCCCACGGGCTGCAGAACGTCGTCTTCTTCTACGTGCCGTTCGCGCTGCTCTTCGGCCTGCTGCGCGAGGTGCCCTGGACGCAGCGGCTGGCGCTGCAGTGCCTCGGCGTCCTCGCCGCGCTCGCGGCCGTGTTCGTCTGCATCGGGTTCGTCGAGTACGCGCGCAAGGAGCTGCTGCTCAACCCGAAGCTCGTCGCGGCGAGCCAGTTCCAGACGTACTTCCGCGTCAACTCCCTGTTCTTCGACCCGAACATCTACGGGCGCTTCCTCGTGACCGTGATGCTCGGGATCACGACGGTGATCCTGTGGACGCGGCGCACCCGCGACGTGCTCGCCGGCGTCGCGCTGCTCGCGCTGCTGTGGGCGGGCCTGGTCCTGAGCTTCTCGCAGTCGAGCTTCGCCGCCCTGCTGGCCGGCCTGGCCATCCTGGCCGGCCTGCGCTGGGCGTGGCGCTGGACGATCGCGGCGGTGGGGGTCGCCGCGGTGGTCGCGGTGGGCATCGTGGTCCTGTTCCCGAGCGCGATCAACCTCGACCTGGGGTCCTCGAAGTCGGCCGACAAGGCGACGAGCGGCCGCCTGGACCTCATCAAGGGCGGGGGGCGCCTGTTCGCCGACCGGCCCGTGCTCGGCTGGGGCTCCGGCTCGTTCCCGGCGGTCTACCGGCGCGAGGAGCAGGTCTCCTCGGAGAAGGCGACGACGGCCTCGCACACGATCCCCGTCACCGTGGCCGCCGAGCAGGGCGTGATCGGGCTCGCCGTCTATCTGGCGCTGCTCGTCGCCGCCCTGGCCCGGCTGTTCGCCGGCGCCCGGGCGCTGCCGCTGCGCGCCTACGTCGCTGCCGCGTTCGTCGCGCTGCTGGTGCACACGATGCTCTACGCGGCGTTCCTGGAGGATCCGCTGACCTGGGCGCTGCTCGCGGTCGGCACGGCGGCCGCGGTGCTCCCGCGCCCGGGGGAGGGCGACGAGGCGGCGGCGCCCGGCGTAGCCTCCGCGCACGATGACGCTGACTGA
- a CDS encoding GNAT family N-acetyltransferase: MTICTPRTDLPFVSLFNRAAFHALNAAPGDAILALPYDEGGRTVGVLSGVLHEGAFTAGFSSPCSGPDFARPRETPAHVEAAIDHWLAELGGLRAERLTFRCPPASWSPTGALVQFGLLNRGFTVAEADLNHAVDLSRFPTADAYLAALRSPARRALRHALGAPFAFAEHQDLTTGYALVHANRRDRGRALSLSREYFERVRDALPAAVRCFVLEHEGAPCAAALVMVVAADRWYVQAWGDAGHRLERSPMNLLAFRVIERALAEGVRVLDLGRTTEPGGPPLRVSHGLAQFKQSILATAELRPVLVR, encoded by the coding sequence ATGACGATCTGCACGCCCCGGACAGACCTCCCCTTCGTCTCGCTCTTCAACCGCGCCGCCTTCCACGCGCTCAACGCCGCCCCCGGCGACGCGATCCTCGCGCTGCCCTACGACGAGGGCGGCCGCACGGTGGGCGTGCTCTCCGGCGTGCTGCACGAGGGCGCCTTCACCGCCGGCTTCTCGTCGCCGTGCTCCGGACCGGACTTCGCCCGGCCCCGCGAGACGCCCGCCCACGTCGAGGCGGCGATCGACCACTGGCTCGCCGAGCTCGGCGGCCTCCGGGCCGAGCGCCTCACCTTCCGCTGCCCGCCCGCGTCCTGGTCGCCGACCGGGGCGCTCGTGCAGTTCGGGCTGCTCAACCGCGGCTTCACGGTCGCCGAGGCCGACCTCAACCACGCCGTCGACCTCAGCCGCTTCCCGACCGCGGACGCCTACCTCGCCGCGCTGAGATCGCCGGCCCGCCGCGCGCTGCGCCACGCGCTCGGGGCGCCGTTCGCGTTCGCCGAGCACCAGGACCTCACGACCGGCTACGCCCTCGTGCACGCCAATCGGCGCGACCGCGGCCGTGCGCTCAGCCTGAGCCGGGAGTACTTCGAGCGCGTCCGCGACGCGCTCCCGGCGGCGGTGCGCTGCTTCGTCCTCGAGCACGAGGGCGCGCCGTGCGCCGCCGCGCTCGTCATGGTCGTCGCCGCCGACCGCTGGTACGTGCAGGCCTGGGGCGACGCGGGCCACCGGCTCGAGCGCTCGCCGATGAACCTGCTCGCGTTCCGCGTGATCGAGCGAGCCCTGGCCGAGGGCGTCCGGGTCCTCGACCTCGGCCGCACGACCGAGCCCGGCGGCCCGCCGCTGCGCGTCAGCCACGGTCTCGCGCAGTTCAAGCAGTCGATCCTGGCCACGGCCGAGCTGCGACCCGTCCTGGTGCGATGA
- a CDS encoding sugar 3,4-ketoisomerase — protein sequence MLPPSGLAACHMVAFPRVNDPRGNLSVVEGQVHIPFDIRRVYWLYDVPGGAERGGHAHRDLEQVIIAMSGSFDVVLDDGEIKHRFHLNRSYAGLYVPRMVWREIDNFSSGSVCMVLASEIFEEADYIRDLGEFRTVARSAPDA from the coding sequence ATGCTTCCCCCCTCCGGCCTCGCCGCCTGTCACATGGTCGCCTTCCCGCGCGTCAACGATCCACGCGGCAATCTCAGCGTCGTCGAGGGCCAGGTCCACATCCCGTTCGACATCCGCCGCGTGTACTGGCTGTACGACGTGCCGGGCGGCGCCGAGCGCGGGGGCCACGCGCACCGCGACCTCGAGCAGGTGATCATCGCCATGTCGGGCAGCTTCGACGTCGTGCTCGACGACGGCGAGATCAAGCACCGCTTCCACCTCAACCGCTCCTACGCCGGGCTCTACGTCCCGCGCATGGTGTGGCGCGAGATCGACAACTTCTCCTCCGGCTCGGTCTGCATGGTGCTGGCGTCGGAGATCTTCGAGGAGGCCGACTACATCCGCGACCTCGGCGAGTTCCGCACCGTCGCCCGGTCCGCGCCGGACGCCTGA
- a CDS encoding N,N-dimethylformamidase beta subunit family domain-containing protein, whose translation MSTTRLRVGVFVLLVLATFGAFFVVQRIKREPADVRFARITPLFSPNGDGRLERARVSFQLRTADTISLRVIDRAGDVVRTLIADRRVPAGTRVRALWNGRDDAGRVMPDGVYRYRVTLQDQGRAVPLPRGVRIDTKPPRPRVQRIGGDNRGPDILPRPDGRPVTIRFYNPARNQPTELMVYRTNPGTAMVFRTVVPGGRRSFVYDGRDAAGRPLTPGTYVVALRTRDLAGNAGTAPGRLPPKAQYGQRLSGHGGITVRDLAAQPPLEPTITESAATFGVDARGRNFAWSVRRAGTGRPYREGRPRTLPVVKIDAPKTPDSGLYLFEAHTRDHQTQVPFPVQAVKTQKVLVVLPAITWQGTNPVDDDGDGWPNTLTDGLPVRRERVFANGLPEDLVQRVAPLLIHLDRTGLRYDLTTDLGLATNEGPRLEGHTGVVLAGDMRWLPAAQQRALRRFVRNGGKVATFGIDSLRRQVRVTPNRLVDPTAPARTDAFGATLRPLVRAPGTTLTIFNDEIDLFAGNVFGGTGVFSGYDSYEETESVGAGAKVVASAVTESGRKVVVAERLGKGLIIRFGLPQLPQRLGRPGNESELVRRTWTLLSQ comes from the coding sequence GTGAGCACGACCCGCCTGCGGGTGGGGGTGTTCGTCCTCCTTGTCCTGGCCACGTTCGGCGCGTTCTTCGTCGTGCAGCGCATCAAGCGCGAGCCGGCCGACGTGCGCTTCGCCCGCATCACGCCGCTGTTCTCGCCGAACGGCGACGGCCGCCTGGAGCGCGCCCGCGTGAGCTTCCAGCTGCGCACGGCGGACACGATCTCGCTGCGCGTGATCGACCGGGCCGGCGACGTCGTGCGGACGCTGATCGCCGACCGGCGTGTACCCGCCGGCACGCGGGTGCGGGCGCTCTGGAACGGGCGTGACGACGCGGGCCGCGTCATGCCCGACGGCGTCTACCGCTACCGGGTCACGCTGCAGGACCAGGGCCGCGCGGTCCCGCTGCCGCGCGGGGTGCGCATCGACACGAAGCCGCCGCGCCCGCGCGTCCAGCGCATCGGCGGCGACAACCGCGGCCCTGACATCCTGCCCCGGCCCGACGGGCGCCCGGTGACGATCCGCTTCTACAACCCCGCGCGCAACCAGCCGACCGAGCTCATGGTCTACCGCACGAACCCCGGCACGGCGATGGTGTTCCGCACGGTCGTCCCGGGCGGGCGGCGCTCGTTCGTCTACGACGGCCGCGACGCCGCCGGCCGGCCGCTGACCCCCGGCACGTACGTCGTGGCGCTGCGCACGCGCGATCTGGCCGGCAACGCCGGCACGGCGCCCGGGCGCCTGCCGCCGAAGGCCCAGTACGGCCAGCGCCTGTCCGGCCATGGCGGCATCACCGTTCGCGACCTCGCGGCGCAGCCGCCGCTCGAGCCGACGATCACCGAGTCCGCGGCGACCTTCGGCGTCGACGCCCGCGGGCGGAACTTCGCCTGGTCGGTGCGTCGCGCCGGCACCGGCCGGCCGTACCGCGAGGGCCGCCCCCGCACCCTGCCCGTCGTGAAGATCGACGCGCCGAAGACCCCCGATTCCGGCCTGTACCTCTTCGAGGCGCATACGCGCGACCACCAGACGCAAGTCCCGTTCCCCGTCCAGGCGGTGAAGACCCAGAAGGTGCTCGTCGTGCTGCCGGCGATCACCTGGCAGGGCACGAACCCGGTGGACGACGACGGCGACGGCTGGCCCAACACGCTCACGGACGGGCTGCCGGTGCGCCGCGAGCGCGTCTTCGCCAACGGCCTGCCCGAGGACCTCGTCCAGCGCGTCGCCCCGCTGCTCATCCACCTCGACCGCACCGGCCTGCGCTACGACCTCACGACCGACCTGGGCCTGGCGACGAACGAGGGCCCCCGGCTCGAGGGCCATACCGGCGTCGTGCTCGCCGGCGACATGCGCTGGCTGCCGGCCGCACAGCAGCGCGCGCTGCGGCGCTTCGTGCGCAACGGCGGCAAGGTCGCCACGTTCGGCATCGACTCGCTGCGCCGCCAGGTCCGCGTCACGCCGAACCGCCTCGTCGACCCCACCGCGCCCGCCCGCACCGACGCGTTCGGCGCGACGCTGCGCCCGCTCGTCCGGGCCCCCGGCACGACGCTGACGATCTTCAACGACGAGATCGACCTGTTCGCCGGCAACGTGTTCGGCGGCACCGGCGTCTTCTCCGGCTACGACAGCTACGAGGAGACGGAGTCGGTCGGCGCCGGCGCGAAGGTCGTGGCGAGCGCGGTCACCGAGTCCGGGCGCAAGGTGGTCGTCGCGGAGCGCCTCGGCAAGGGGCTGATCATCCGGTTCGGGCTGCCGCAGCTGCCGCAGCGGCTCGGCCGGCCGGGCAACGAGAGCGAGCTGGTGCGGAGGACATGGACGCTGCTCTCCCAGTGA